Proteins found in one Pyrus communis chromosome 15, drPyrComm1.1, whole genome shotgun sequence genomic segment:
- the LOC137717517 gene encoding cytochrome b-c1 complex subunit 7-2, mitochondrial translates to MASLLKSLVDPRKNWFARQHMKAVSQRLRHYGLRYDDLYDPYYDLDIKEALSRLPREIVDARNQRLKRAMDLSMKHEYLPEHLQAQQTPFRSYLQEMLALVKREREEREALGALPLYQRTIP, encoded by the exons ATGGCGTCGTTGCTGAAATCTTTGGTGGATCCAAGGAAGAACTGGTTCGCCCGCCAGCACATGAAGGCCGTCTCCCAACGCCTCCGCCATTACG GGCTTCGATACGACGATCTGTACGATCCCTACTACGATTTGGACATAAAGGAGGCTCTGAGTCGTCTGCCGAGGGAGATTGTGGACGCTCGTAACCAGCGCCTGAAGCGCGCCATGGACCTCTCCATGAAGCACGAATACCTCCCCGAGCATCTTCAG GCACAGCAAACACCATTCAGGAGCTACCTTCAGGAAATGCTGGCTCTG GtcaagagggagagagaagagcgTGAGGCTTTGGGAGCTTTGCCACTCTATCAGCGCACCATTCCATAA